The Medicago truncatula cultivar Jemalong A17 chromosome 4, MtrunA17r5.0-ANR, whole genome shotgun sequence genome includes a region encoding these proteins:
- the LOC25492910 gene encoding protein TPX2, protein MAVEEGTGGGGTTIIDEIYEFCAPRFFDFLKGESDDDVRRAELWFHTALSYAPSPFMPKIKAGRSITVDTLCDFSEADNMPKVEDSVLESNTRPQSITSKVKEDDRAKEEKVTIVPHMNSTTKKEDAPCCEAEENSSTSLEDGVGKKMSKGEILNTATSTRGASVEVGKDACTPKPALRKSVNATSTNSKKQQNSKKVSTNTKTRLQSGASKSAAGTLHFTQENQAIKRQKLEGGKTRQILNLKPQTLPHDKSKLGYSSSTSKTQKEDRKVYVRDTPKTPAAPFKSMAEMMKKFESSTRDLPLPNTLSHTKPKLTLTKPKSPEFETNQRVRPARVKSAAELEEEMMAKMPKFKARTLNKKILQTSTLPPMPRSTPQPPEFKEFHLETLARAHQNTDSASKASSEVSHKENSSKPHLTEPKPPLLQTSLRARPPTVKSSLEIEQEELEKIPKFKARPLNKKIFESKGDIGLFCHMKKHVTEPQEFHFATSERFPPPTAVADLFDKLSLKSEPARNTIPRTTTPNPFHLHTEERGAEKEKKLYMELLQKELEEEATRVPKANPYPYTTDYPVIPPKPEPKQCTKPEPFQLESLVRHEEEMQREQEERLRMERQEAQMRKFKAQPVLKEDPIPVPEKVRKPLTQVQEFDLHLNHRAVDRAQFDQKIKEKEVVYKRYREESEAARMIEEEKALKQMRRTMVPHARPVPNFNNPFCPQKTSKTTKPKSPNLRVLQRRRFNGSTTSSPATSMR, encoded by the exons ATGGCGGTGGAGGAGGGAACTGGCGGTGGTGGCACAACTATCATCGATGAGATTTACGAATTCTGTGCGCCGAGATTCTTTGATTTCTTGAAAGGGGAATCCGATGATGATGTTCGTAGGGCTGAACTTTGGTTTCATACCGCTTTATCTTATGCTCCTTCTC CATTCATGCCTAAAATCAAGGCTGGTAGATCCATTACTGTAGATACCTTATGTGATTTTAGTGAAGCTGACAATATGCCAAAGGTTGAAGACAGTGTTCTTGAATCAAATACTCGGCCACAGAGCATTACTAGCAAAGTAAAGGAAGATGATAGAGCCAAGGAAGAAAAGGTTACAATTGTTCCTCACATG AATTCTACCACTAAGAAAGAGGATGCACCATGCTGCGAGGCCGAAGAAAACAGTTCAACTTCTCTTGAG GATGGTGTTGGTAAGAAAATGAGTAAAGGGGAGATCTTAAACACAGCAACATCCACAAGGGGAGCATCTGTTGAAGTAGGAAAAGATGCTTGCACACCAAAACCAGCATTGCGAAAAAGTGTCAATGCCACTTCCACTAATTCTAAGAAGCAACAGAACTCTAAGAAGGTATCCACAAATACCAAAACTCGGTTACAATCAGGAGCCTCGAAGAGCGCTGCAGGGACTCTCCACTTCACCCAAGAGAACCAAGCCATTAAAAGGCAAAAATTAGAAGGAGGGAAAACTAGACAG ATTCTGAATCTCAAACCTCAAACTTTGCCTCATGATAAGTCAAAACTGGGTTACTCTTCAAGTACTAGCAAAACTCAAAAAGAGGACAGAAAG GTTTATGTTCGTGACACACCAAAAACACCAGCAGCACCATTTAAATCAATGGCAGAAATGATGAAGAAATTTGAGTCTAGTACGAGAGACCTGCCACTGCCCAACACTCTTTCCCAT ACAAAACCGAAACTAACATTGACCAAGCCTAAGTCACCTGAATTTGAGACAAATCAGCGGGTTCGCCCTGCTAGAGTGAAGAGCGCTGCTGAGCTTGAGGAAGAAATGATGGCTAAAATGCCAAAATTCAAGGCTCGAACACTAAATAAGAAG ATTCTGCAAACTTCAACCTTGCCTCCCATGCCAAGAAGTACACCCCAACCACCAGAGTTTAAG gaatttcatctagAAACACTGGCTAGGGCTCATCAAAATACAGATTCAGCTTCAAAAGCCTCATCAGAGGTGTCTCATAAG GAGAACTCATCGAAACCTCATCTCACTGAACCTAAACCTCCACTACTCCAAACATCACTAAGGGCCCGCCCACCAACAGTGAAAAGCTCATTAGAAATTGAGCAAGAGGAACTTGAAAAGATTCCTAAATTCAAGGCAAGACCTCTAAATAAAAAG ATCTTTGAAAGTAAAGGGGATATTGGATTATTCTGCCATATGAAGAAACATGTTACCGAACCTCAAGAATTTCACTTTGCAACAAGTGAGAGGTTTCCACCTCCTACCGCAGTGGCTGATTTATTTGACAAG CTTTCTTTGAAGTCTGAACCTGCACGTAATACAATTCCAAGAACCACTACTCCAAATCCATTCCATCTGCACACTGAG GAAAGAGGAgctgagaaagaaaagaaactgTACATGGAACTTTTGCAAAAAGAATTGGAAGAGGAAGCAACAAGGGTTCCAAAGGCTAACCCATACCCCTATACCACCGACTATCCCGTG ATCCCACCAAAGCCAGAACCCAAACAATGCACAAAACCAGAGCCTTTTCAATTGGAGAGTCTAGTGAGACATGAGGAAGAAATGCAAAGGGAACAAGAAGAAAGACTTAGAATGGAAAGACAAGAAGCACAGATGAGAAAATTTAAGGCGCAACCAGTATTAAAAGA GGACCCAATCCCAGTTCCAGAGAAGGTCCGCAAACCCCTTACACAGGTTCAAGAGTTTGATTTACATTTGAATCATCGGGCCGTGGATAGAGCACAATTTGATCAGAAG attaaGGAGAAAGAAGTGGTATACAAACGATACAGAGAGGAAAGTGAAGCAGCAAGAATG ATAGAGGAAGAGAAGGCACTGAAACAGATGAGAAGGACAATGGTCCCACATGCTAGACCGGTTCCAAACTTTAATAATCCTTTTTGCCCACAAAA GACTTCTAAAACAACAAAACCCAAGTCACCAAACTTGCGTGTACTCCAAAGAAGACGGTTCAATGGTTCCACAACTTCGAGTCCTGCTACTAGCATGAGATGA
- the LOC11444986 gene encoding short-chain dehydrogenase reductase ATA1 has product MEPRMIQNVESQNLAPKRLLGKVAVITGGARGIGAATAKLFAENGAHVIIADVLDEEGTKVAESIDGLYIHCDVSKESDIESAINLSISWKGQLDIMFNNAGIAGYEGRSITTLDMEKLTHLLSINLFGTIHGIKHAAKAMIKGKKGGSIICTSSAAATIGGFASHGYTMSKSAMDGLMRSAACELGVHLIRVNCVSPHGVPSEMLLNAFRCYGEVDMTSEQLSEFIGMNASLLKGRGATTDDVAQAALFLASDESGFVTAHNLSVDGGITSANSVMSFIYQDPK; this is encoded by the exons ATGGAGCCTCGTATGATTCAGAATGTAGAATCTCAAAATTTAGCTCCAAAAAG GCTACTAGGTAAGGTAGCAGTTATAACAGGTGGTGCAAGAGGAATTGGTGCTGCAACAGCAAAATTATTTGCAGAAAATGGAGCACATGTCATCATTGCTGATGTTCTAGATGAAGAAGGCACCAAGGTTGCTGAATCAATTGATGGTCTCTACATACACTGTGATGTGTCCAAAGAATCTGACATTGAATCGGCAATTAACCTTTCAATATCATGGAAAGGCCAATTAGACATAATGTTCAACAATGCAGGAATTGCAG GCTATGAAGGAAGAAGCATAACAACACTTGACATGGAAAAACTAACTCATTTACTTTCAATCAATCTCTTTGGAACAATCCATGGAATCAAACATGCTGCAAAAGCAATGATCAAAGGTAAAAAAGGAGGATCAATTATTTGTACTTCAAGTGCAGCTGCAACTATAGGTGGATTTGCTTCACATGGCTATACAATGTCAAAATCAGCTATGGATGGATTAATGAGAAGTGCGGCGTGCGAATtaggtgttcatttgattcgcGTTAATTGTGTTTCTCCGCACGGCGTTCCTTCTGAGATGCTTTTGAATGCTTTTAGATGTTATGGTGAAGTTGATATGACTAGTGAACAATTGAGTGAGTTTATTGGGATGAATGCAAGTTTGCTTAAAGGGAGAGGTGCAACAACTGATGATGTCGCACAGGCTGCTCTGTTTTTGGCTAGTGATGAATCTGGATTTGTAACTGCTCATAATCTTTCAGTTGATGGTGGAATCACATCTGCTAATAGTGTTATGAGTTTCATCTACCAAGATCCTAAGTGA
- the LOC11439257 gene encoding pre-rRNA 2'-O-ribose RNA methyltransferase: MGKAKAKGKHRLDKYYYLAKEHGYRSRASWKLVQINSKFHFLESSRSVLDLCAAPGGWMQVAVQRVPVDHLVIGVDLTPIKPIRGAIAIQEDITRPECKSRVRKIMNENGYRAFDVILHDGSPNVGGAWAQEATSQNSLVIDAIKLATQFLAPKGTFVTKVFRSQDYNSVVWCMKKLFEKVEVEKPPASRSESAEIYILGIKYLAPAKIDPRILDIKHLFEASAQPIAKMVDVLGNNKQKRHRDGYEDGNTTLRKVSSAANFVWTDAPLEILGSVTSISFTDPADIPIKDHDLTTEEVKSLCEDLRVLGKQDFKHLLKWRINIRKALSPAKKTEPATTAEVENEHDVVDEDDRLLNEMEELTNAMDRKKKREKKILSKRRAKDKARKATGMQVDAVEDYVDHELFSLASMKGKKDLVAVDTTDYEGGEGEVDDSENDENKGGSEHSSSDLDSDEERRRYDEQMEDLLEQAYERFVIKKEGTAQQRKRIKKSYDADSQLLEAGEDDDIVPSKYDSDDDQDVQEANPLMVPLTDGTGPTQEEITNMWFSQDVFAEAVEEGGFEKDDSENEMDIDGLKEKPFVAEKIKENKPVAEKIKENKSVAEKIKENKMTTSVEADRTQSQVSNEMDFEIVPAPATDSDDSSSDESEDDVGKKAEILAYAKKMLRKKQREQMLDDAYNKYMFDDQGLPKWFLDEERKHRVPVKPVTKEEVAAMKAQFKAIDTRPAKKVAEAKARKKRVAMRKIEKVRKKANAISDQPDISDRSKSKQIDRLYKNAVPKRPQKEYVTAKKGVQVKAGKGKVLVDRRMKSDARKSGMGKGGKRGSKAKGGKAPKGGKAPKGGRAPSGKAPMGGGKAPKGSRAPSGKKGRK, encoded by the exons ATGGGTAAAGCAAAAGCAAAAGGAAAACATCGTTTAGACAAATACTACTACTTAGCCAAAGAACACGGTTACCGTTCTCGTGCATCATGGAAACTCGTTCAAATCAATTCCAAATTCCATTTCCTCGAATCCTCACGCTCCGTTCTCGATCTCTGCGCCGCTCCTGGTGGTTGGATGCAAGTCGCCGTCCAACGTGTTCCCGTCGATCATCTCGTCATCGGAGTCGATCTCACTCCGATTAAACCAATTCGAGGCGCGATTGCTATTCAGGAAGATATTACTAGACCTGAATGTAAATCTAGAGTTaggaaaattatgaatgaaaatgGTTACCGTGCTTTTGATGTTATTCTTCATGATGGTTCACCGAATGTTGGTGGTGCTTGGGCTCAAGAAGCTACTAGTCAGAATTCGCTTGTTATTGATGCTATTAAGCTTGCTACTCAGTTTTTAGCTCCTAAGGGAACTTTTGTTACCaag GTTTTCAGGTCTCAGGATTACAATTCTGTGGTGTGGTGTATGAAGAAg TTGTTTGAGAAGGTTGAGGTGGAAAAACCACCGGCTAGTCGTTCTGAATCTGCCGAGATATATATTTTGGGGATTAAGTATTTAGCCCCTGCTAAGATTGATCCTCGCATTCTCGATATCAAGCATCTTTTTGAGGCTTCTGCACAACCAATAGCTAag ATGGTGGATGTACTTGGAAACAATAAGCAAAAGAGGCATCGTGATGG GTATGAAGATGGAAACACAACTTTGAGGAAGGTGTCTTCAGCTGCAAATTTTGTTTGGACAGATGCTCCTCTGGAGATTCTTGGTTCAGTTACTTCCATAAGCTTTACCGATCCAGCTGATATACCAATCAAGGATCACGACCTAACAACTGAagag GTAAAATCTCTCTGTGAAGATTTGAGGGTTTTGGGGAAGCAAGACTTCAAGCATCTTCTAAA GTGGCGGATTAACATTAGAAAAGCTCTATCACCTGCTAAAAAGACCGAACCTGCTACTACAGCTGAGGTGGAAAATGAGCATGATGTGGTGGATGAAGATGATAGATTACTCAACGAAATGGAGGAATTGACAAATGCAATGGACCGCAAGAAGAAGCGTGAAAAAAAGATTCTATCAAAAAGAAGGGCCAAG GACAAGGCTCGGAAAGCAACAGGGATGCAAGTGGATGCAGTAGAAGATTATGTTGACCATGAGTTGTTTTCCCTTGCTTCTATGAAG GGTAAGAAGGATCTGGTAGCTGTTGACACCACTGACTATGAAGGTGGTGAGGGTGAAGTGGATGACAGTGAGAATGATGAAAACAAAGGTGGCTCGGAGCATTCATCTAGTGACTTAGATTCTGACGAAGAACGTAGAAG ATATGATGAACAAATGGAGGATTTACTTGAACAAGCTTATGAGCGGTTTGTGATAAAAAAGGAAGGGACTGCACAGCAGCGTAAGCGTATCAAGAAATCCTACGATGCAGACTCCCAACTTTTGGAG GCTGGTGAAGATGATGACATTGTTCCGTCCAAATATGATTCAGATGACGATCAGGATGTTCAAGAAGCAAATCCTTTGATGGTGCCACTTACTGATGGTACAGGGCCCACCCAAGAGGAGATCACAAATATGTGGTTTAGTCAGGATGTCTTTGCTGAAGCTGTAGAGGAAGGAGGCTTTGAGAAGGATGACAGTGAGAATGAAATGGATATCGATGGGCTGAAGGAGAAGCCGTTTGttgcggaaaagatcaaagaaaataaGCCTGTTGctgaaaaaatcaaagaaaataagtCTGTTGCTGAaaagatcaaagaaaataaaatgactaCTTCTGTCGAGGCAGATCGCACTCAATCACAAGTATCCAATGAAATGGATTTTGAGATTGTTCCTGCACCTGCTACTGATTCCGATGATTCGTCCTCTGATGAGTCGGAGGATGATGTTGGAAAAAAAGCTGAGATACTGGCTTATGCTAAGAAGATGCTGAGGAAAAAGCAAAGGGAACAGATGCTAGATGATGCATATAATAAATACATGTTTGATGACCAGGGATTGCCCAAGTGGTTTCTCGATGAGGAAAGAAAACACCGTGTACCAGTTAAGCCTGTCACAAAAGAGGAAGTTGCTGCTATGAAGGCACAATTTAAAGCAATTGATACTAGACCTGCAAAGAAGGTGGCTGAGGCCAAAGCACGAAAGAAGCGTGTTGCAATGAGGAAGATTGAGAAAGTCCGCAAGAAGGCCAACGCTATATCAGATCAGCCAGACATATCTGATCGTTCCAAGAGTAAGCAAATTGACCGACTCTATAAAAACGCAGTTCCAAAAAGGCCTCAAAAGGAGTATGTAACTGCAAAGAAAGGTGTCCAAGTTAAGGCTGGTAAGGGAAAAGTCCTTGTTGATCGCAGGATGAAGAGTGATGCGAGGAAAAGTGGTATGGGTAAGGGAGGCAAAAGAGGTTCCAAGGCAAAGGGCGGCAAGGCACCAAAGGGCGGCAAGGCACCAAAGGGTGGCAGGGCTCCAAGTGGCAAGGCTCCTATGGGTGGTGGCAAGGCACCAAAGGGTAGCAGGGCTCCGAGCGGCAAGAAGGGAAGGAAATAA
- the LOC11438176 gene encoding zinc finger CCCH domain-containing protein 61, with the protein MSSVLCQDQQKLLLSLKKSLTLRDTIMDNIPPRKLLTRRSPTTTAVTDMFSDEDPFSSDHFRMYEFKIRRCTRSRSHDWTDCPFAHPGEKARRRDPLRYQYSGEVCPDYRRGNCDRGEACEFSHGVFECWLHPSRYRTEACKDGKNCKRKICFFAHTPRQLRVLLLPPLSPSPTPPQKNNKKCCSFCHCCSNSSSPTSTLLSGPHFSSSNSPPLSPLSNSNSKDVHVLNELIRSMESFNFGDDIVHEANSPVSASKLNWINNNNNNPNSVANSSLGCGKYYNSSGGGSGMFLRDEQRIKVVDNDVTPDFGWVNELLM; encoded by the coding sequence ATGAGTAGTGTACTTTGTCAAGATCAACAAAAGCTTCTCCTTTCTCTCAAAAAGTCTCTCACTCTAAGGGACACTATCATGGACAACATCCCACCTAGGAAGCTACTCACCCGCCGCTCACCTACCACCACCGCCGTCACTGACATGTTTTCCGACGAGGATCCTTTTTCCTCCGACCACTTCCGAATGTACGAGTTCAAAATCCGGCGATGCACCCGTAGCCGGAGCCACGACTGGACTGACTGCCCTTTCGCCCATCCAGGCGAAAAGGCACGCCGTCGTGACCCCCTCAGGTATCAGTACTCCGGTGAGGTGTGTCCTGATTACCGCCGCGGAAACTGCGACCGCGGTGAAGCCTGTGAATTCTCCCACGGAGTTTTTGAGTGCTGGTTGCACCCTTCAAGGTATAGAACTGAAGCTTGTAAAGATGGTAAAAATTGTAAGcgaaaaatttgtttttttgctcATACACCTCGTCAACTTAGAGTTTTGCTTTTACCACCCCTTTCTCCTTCTCCTACACCTcctcaaaaaaacaacaaaaaatgttgTTCTTTCTGTCATTGCTGTTCAAATTCTTCTTCACCCACTTCTACTTTGTTAAGTGGGccccatttttcttcttcaaattcacCACCTTTGTCACCTTTGTCCAATTCAAATTCCAAAGATGTGCATGTGCTTAATGAGCTTATTCGTTCTATGGAGAGTTTTAATTTTGGTGATGATATTGTTCATGAGGCTAATTCACCTGTTTCTGCTAGCAAATTGAATtggattaataataataataataatcctaaTTCTGTTGCTAATTCTTCATTGGGTTGTGGAAAATATTATAATTCAAGTGGTGGTGGTAGTGGCATGTTTTTGAGAGATGAACAAAGGATTAAGGTTGTTGATAATGATGTCACACCAGATTTTGGTTGGGTGAATGAGCTGCTGATGTAG